cgaggccgaaTTCTAAAGTTCGGTTCCTTCTGTGGGTTCTCAGGGTTGATGTCTGCCCCCTTCATCGAAATTGATCACCATGACACGATGCACTGCAAATGCGATTTGTGTCATCTGATGGCATCATCCCCACAAATATATCGTGCTAGGGATCAAACTATTATCTCATGGAAAATTCATGAAATCATTGACCCAATAGGGAAATTCTCTGCTTATGTAAAAACTAGAATTATAACAATTATAATTTGTTTTCAATATGTCATTTCTCTGGATACGTTTATTAAATGTACCCATCGGtagatgtcctattttctcattcCCCAATGATTTTGTAACAATATTTTATTCCTCTGGTTGATACAGATCAGGTAGACATTAAATATTGTACCTCAATGTGAAGGAACCATTACAAAGCTTGCAGCGGCCAAAGATGAGAAATGACATTCCTCCCTTATTTACCATCTGTACATCAAACATGCCAATATATTGATCTCCAGCTACAAAAGTGTCATCTTTTATAGAACACTGGACACATAAAAAGATATAGAAATGAATTTCAGGTATGTATCAGTTTGCTCTTTTATAACCCTTATCACAGCTTAGACAGGGGGTTTATGTCTTAGTTTCTGTCTATAGTTTATTCTAGTATCCTAATGTGCAGCTAATGATGTCGGCAACATGTAAACTGCACCGCATTCTACCTTTTTAGGATGACCCttcagaaaaatgcaaaattAGGTCGGTACCACTTGAGTGTAATTCTGGCACATTTTTGCTCAGCCGCAAGTTCCAGTTTGCCCGCGAGTCTAATGACCTGAACTGACAGCATCATAGGGATCAATGAAACAGTTAATTTAGGCCATTAGACCTGCAGTCAGGCCTGGAATTGCGGTCATGATACAGGGGCAAAAATTGGCTCGTATTGTGTTAAACTGACCATAGAGTCCAATGGGCATTTTCTCTTAGTGATATGTCCACAAACACTCCCCTCCCCCGTGCTGTGTGATCACGGTCTCATCACAGTAAACTACAGTATATTGTGACACATAGTCCacactctccatctcctcctgctGTGTGAGATTGTTCTCTTATACACAGAGGCAGCTATTTTGCTCTATCACCTCTCTTCCCACTCTAAGCTTTTAGATCTCCTCAGTTCTCCCCTTCTTCCTTCTGCTGCTGAGATGATTCTTCTCAGTTACTGTAGCCTGCTGTGTGACATCCAATAGAGGATGCATCTGCAGGATcagacactgaaaaaaaaagtctgtgctGGGGAGCTTGTACTGATAGAACCTGACTACGTAGTCAGGATACACTATTGTAAATGCACTTTAACAAAACTTTTGATACGTCATAGAGATATGTCAGAAGCTTTGAACAATGGAGGTCCGTGTGCTGAAACCCCCACTGACTGCTGAAATGaaggggcagaagcgctcagccctCGTGTGATTGGCTCTCCTTGTTAGCTGAAGACGGGCTTACAAATACTTTCTATTGACAGGTCTTCAGCTAATGAGGAGAGACGATCACAACGGAAGGGACAGAGCGCCTGGCTGAGTACTTCTGCCCCTTCGTTTTAACGGTCAGTGGGAGTCTCACAACCGGACCCCACTATTTAAAGCTTCtggcatgtctctatgacatatcaaaagttttgtttAAGTGCAGTTAGTCTTAAAGACCCAGAATTCTGTAAACCATATACACCCAGAAGTAAAACAGGACTATGGCTGGAAtcgcacatgcagtttttgtggcagttccactagccaaacacaggagttgaGAGTTGATCTCAAAAATTAAAAGTACAAAAGAAAGACTGATATGCCGTTTGTATCCAATTCTGTGTGgctcaaaaaaactgcatcaaaacctgcctcaaaaacggcatgtgtgatTAAAGCCTAAATAGGCAACTTCGGTAATTAAGATATATTCTGGACCTGCAGGTGTCGCTCTAGGAAGGGGGACGGGGTGCGGAATGATGAGTTTATTACATTCTGGATAAATAGTTAGTCACAAaagcaatgaagcacagctccagTCAGCCTCCTAAAATTAGGAAGAAACACCTTGTTTTTAAAGTATTTGATGGAGGTGATAAAATGCACGCACCTTATGTTTTAAAGACGCAATTCTATACTCGACAGTATTTCGGCGGGGAAGGTGTAACCTTTCATTATCCTGCCGCTtttatatgtttgtgttttttctttttaatatggaTCGCCTATAATTTCTCAAACTGGTTCACTCATCATGTATGGGAATTAACCAAGGTAAATAGAATGAGAGCTCAGATATTTTTATTTAGTAAAGTTCttagaatttttttcaaaataaatgttAAAGAAATACAACTATATTTGACTTTGTTTTTTTCGAATGTTTAGGGGTTTTCATAAATCTTCTAGTGCATTCTATGACATTTCTGGTCAGCTAAGCTTGACCATGATAAACCAAACGGAGGAATTTGTTTTAATCGGGTTTGGAAGACTTTACAATCTTAGACAGTTGGTCTTCACAGTCTTCTTCATGGTTTATATGGCTACGTTGCTTGGAAACGTCCTTATCATTCTGTTAGTTGTGAGAATCCCTCAACTCCATACTCCTATGTATTACTTCCTTCTTCATCTATCTTTCTGTGATATTGTATTTACCACAAATATTGCGCCTACCATGCTCCACAACATTCTCCATGATGTGGGTAAAATGTCCATGAGACACTGTGTATCACAGTTCTATGTGAATGGAGCGTCCTCCATTGCAGAGTGTTACATCCTTACATTGATGTCCTATGACCGATATCTGGCCATCTGTAACCCGCTCCACTATGCCACCACCATGGACCTTGATGCTTGCCTCAGGCTTGTAGGGAGCTCTTGGTTGTCAGGATTGGTAATAACGCTCTGTACTACTATTATGCTGTTTGACAGAGATTTCTGTGGACCAAAAGTTATTGACCACTTCATGTGTGAGCTTACACCTCTCCTAAAGTTGTCATGTTCGGATACATTTTTTCTTGAAGCTGCTATCTTTGTATTGTCTATTCCCATAATTATAATTCCATTTGTGTTCATTGTTGTAACATATATCAATATCTTTTTAACAGTCCTCAAAATTCCCTCCTCTATTGGAAGGCAGAAGACGTTTTCCACCTGTAGCTCACACCTAACGTCAGTAGGCACATACTATGGAACATTAACCATAATCTATGTTGTTCCACGAAGAGGACACTTCCTCAGTATAAACAAGACACTACACCTCCTATATGCAGTAGTGACTCCATTGTTCAATCCAATCATCTACAGTCTTAGGAACCAGGATATTTGGAAAGCCATTGAGATACTGTTCTACAAGAAAAGATTATCTACAAAATAATATATGAACCTCTTGTTGTATTCAATGGATATCCAGCCAGTTTGCTTTATCGTACTTTGTTGCTTACAAAAGGTATCATTCAATTCCCAGCTAAAATAAGTAATGATATTTACCTAGAAAACTACTAGaccactattaaaggggttgtccactcagGATAACCCCCGTCCATATGCTCTTAGTGTATGAAGCCGTCATAGAGAGGACCCCAGATTAGGCTTAGGACGCCCCTCTATTGACCAGAGTGGAGAGCCACTGCAAAAAAGCAGTACTTGCAGCTTGGTGCGACCATGTATTAGtatattaatacatttcccctgcagaaaTGTATACACGATAACCGCTGAATACTTAGAAGAAAGTAATACACAATGTAAGCCTAATTCATATTTTagagctgcataaaaaaaaagttgcgtaactttgtaaatactttgcttttCTGTTTTGTACTGAtaagttatttattattttttcatcattcatgcaaatattttcttttaacATTCTGATGGTCCGTGGTTTAGGTACTTTTTTCTGCATACAAAATTATGCAGATGCCTGTGAATGGAAAGGTAATTCACACACTACACATTTCCTGGCCTAGAAAATGTGTAATGGAAATAAAAGCCGCTTGATACTACAATGTATGCATTAACCACTTCCCGCCGCTGCCATTTTTCGCATTTTCACTTTCGCTTTTTCCTTCCCATTtttcaaaagccgtaacttttttatttttccatcaatattgccgtatgagggcttgtttttgcgggacgagtggtagattttcacagcaccatttaatgtaccatataatatagtggAAAACTGGAAACAAAAtagttgtggggtggaataggaaaaaaacagcgattcctcaatcttttgtgtggttttgtttttatggcgttcacctcgcagtaaaaacagcatgttagggcttattcagacgaacgggatatacgtccgtgcaacgcacgtgattttatcGCGCGTCGCACTgatctatattagtctatggggccgtgcagacatgtgcgtgatttttacgcagcgttcgcCCGCTGCgtcaaagtcacgacatgtccgttctttgagcgtttttcgcgcatcacgcacccattgaagtcaatgtgtgcgtgaaaaccacccatgtcacacggaagcacttccttacgaccagcgtgattcgcgcaacagctgtgaaaatgatgaatgaaaacagaaaagcaccacgtgcttttctgtttacaaagatccaaacggagtgtcataatgatggcggctgcgcaaaaagcacgcagccgcgcatcatacggggctgacacacgcagctgtcaagtgccttttgcgcacacaaacacacgctcgtgtgaatccggcctaactttattctgcgggtcaatacgattacagcgataccaaatttatatagttttgttgatgctttactacttttacaagggaaaaattgattcttaaaaataaaatgtgagttttgacgccatattccgagagccataacttttttatttttccgtcgatttagcggtatgagggcttatttttttccaGGGTGAGCTTTAGTTTATATttgtaccatgttggggtacatgagactttttgatcactttttttttcattttttgtgggagatgaagtgaccataaAACAACATTTCTGTTacgttttaatgttttattttttacagcgttcatcgtgcaGACTAAATAATGGCCCTTTGCCTCTTCTAGATTGTGCCTCCTTCGAATATTCACTGGATAGACCAAAAAGTCTGGTGGCGTCTGACTGCTGGGAGCTCCACCAATCCTGAGTACAAGGGTCTTGGTGGAGAAGTGGTTGAGCATGCATGGTCACTCTCCATATGATAGATATGGAAACAGTCTAGTGAGTGCGCTCTCTCTATAGGCTTTCCCTGTCCCCAGGATCGGTGGGGCCCCAGCGGTCAGAACTCACCATTCAGACTTTTAagatttatcctgtggataggctctaaaacattcattttttattagCCCCTTCAATATGTTTCACATGTCAGATAttgttttctgcaaaaaaaaacaaaaaaacaatagaaaaatcTATTAATACACGTGGCATAGTttgaaacaaatataaaaaaaactcctttttattgttaaagtgtagctaaacgtttgacaaacttctgacatgtcatagtgacatgtcagaagtttggattggtgggggtccgagcactgagaaccccaccaatcgctagaacgaagcagctgaagtgagcgttcagctgctttgtttctgtttggctttttccagaaataaatgtataggtgtacgaactcaatagaaagtctatgtctttttccggaaaaagccgaacagacatgaagcggctgagcgctcacacaagtgcttcagctacttcgttctagcgattggtgggggatctccgtgctcggacccccaccaatccaaacttctaacacgtcactatgacatgtcagaagtttgtcaaacgttcagctacactttaaattatATTTAACAAATTGGAAAATAGGATTCTAACATATGTCAAATGTCTGCATTTATATATTTGTCATGTTTACAAGAATAAATATGAGAAACAACAAGAAAGGCAAAGGTTATAAGGACAAAGCGCCATGGGGAACAAGAAGGACCAAGAAAGGTCAAAACATACGAAGTGGCAGCCGCATTCGAAGGAAACCATGCCTACCTGCAATGGCGAATGACTACACGGTTGTTCCAGGGTTACCACTGTTTTACCTGCAAACTCATACTGCCATTCTCTACCACATGTGGTCGTTGTTTCGCCTGGGTGTGGCTGCCGCTCCGTGTTTTCTTACATTAATGGGGGCCCTGACTCTTTGGCAGTATGGTGCCCACAAATTCcagatggcggccctgactataCCAAGTCCATGCTCATGCCTTTAAGTAAATTCCGACCTCAAACAAATAAGTTACAATTTACAACTCATACAACTTTAATCTGCAATTTGAAGACCGCATGGTACCAGGGAGCCATTGTGTAAGGTGATGTGATGACTAGAGTTGTAatttgtctcatcacagacaagtCCTTTAATCTGAGAGCCAGGCTCGGCTCGAGATCCTTCAGATGAAGGGCCGTCCATGTAATTCAGGGATGGCTTAGGTCTGTCAGAATAAAGAGCTGCTTtccactctggctcatagagagggGACCcaagtagccccccccccccctttatgatgtccatatatCCCAATTGATGCCTCAGGCTAGCCACCTATAGGAACACTAGAGACAGGTTTTTTTCCTTCTGGGGGACAGCTATTTTGCAATCTGTAATCTGTAAGAGAAGGTACATTATTGCCAGAGAGTTATGTAAAAATATTTTGGCGGTATTTGCAAGTTATCTTATTATCACTTTTGTGTCTTGTAAGAAATGCATAAAACATGTTAGAGTACGATTCATCATAATAAATTATCATTCTTATTTTCCACTTTAACAGTTTCACACGTATCCTACTTCCTTACTGTATAATTCACAGAACCCATTCAGAATAATAAAATGCGACGCGGCTTGAATTCTTTAGAAACAATTTATTTTTGGCTAGTCAATTCTCGTAAAGTGAATCTCCATTTTTTATCATTATGTTGCTTGtagtttcaaaattctgtgcggtTTCATCTCTtggtatatctttatagtggccgGAGCTCATTTTTTCTAATACAAAGTTCAAAGTCCCCAGCATAGACATACCGTAGAGTAAAAGATAACATGCtagctgcctgcagctgccactagagggagcttaagagaTTACTGCATACTGTCTCATTTCtgagtataaacagtatgcaataGGATCgcaagcgccctctagtggcagaGGCAGAATGTTATTTTTAACTGTATGTGTAACGACCAGcacgtttgtggacccactgggttacTCCGCCGGATTGGTGTAGGGCCACCCCTAAGGGTGTTGCCTAAGCAGCctccctggtcttcaccctttaacccatcTACAGGAATCTGGTCTTTGGTTTGGGgagactaccaggtcgctacctcttaagGTGGTCCCGGCAGAAGAAACTACTGGCCAAAAGGAAGCTAGGCAGTGacaggcagatggtaccttggtggtagtagtcaagaaccggattgctggaagcaggctggtgccggattgctggaagcaggctggtgccggattgctggaagcaggctggtgccggattgctggaagcaggctggtgccg
The genomic region above belongs to Rhinoderma darwinii isolate aRhiDar2 chromosome 13, aRhiDar2.hap1, whole genome shotgun sequence and contains:
- the LOC142665519 gene encoding olfactory receptor 5P55-like translates to MINQTEEFVLIGFGRLYNLRQLVFTVFFMVYMATLLGNVLIILLVVRIPQLHTPMYYFLLHLSFCDIVFTTNIAPTMLHNILHDVGKMSMRHCVSQFYVNGASSIAECYILTLMSYDRYLAICNPLHYATTMDLDACLRLVGSSWLSGLVITLCTTIMLFDRDFCGPKVIDHFMCELTPLLKLSCSDTFFLEAAIFVLSIPIIIIPFVFIVVTYINIFLTVLKIPSSIGRQKTFSTCSSHLTSVGTYYGTLTIIYVVPRRGHFLSINKTLHLLYAVVTPLFNPIIYSLRNQDIWKAIEILFYKKRLSTK